The proteins below come from a single Candidatus Flexicrinis affinis genomic window:
- a CDS encoding amidophosphoribosyltransferase has protein sequence MSLADTTPFDDHPNEECGIFGAYVPDREAARLAFFALYALQHRGQESAGIATSDGITAYSHKGMGLVNQVFNEDNLRPLHGHLAIAHNRYSTTGSSHVRNASPYLIESAYGPLGVAHNGNLTNTASLREQLLHRGAGLNSTTDSEVVTLMLAAPPEVWTGVEPDVSSEQLDLWQQRIRAFMQLADGAYSLTILTRDAVYGVRDPHGLRPLCIGELPDGGYVLASETAALHTIGATFLREVGPGEIVKLDASGITSVAGRAPQQRALCSFEYVYFARPDSRMEGQIIHGVRQRLGRQLAIEQPADADIVIGVPDSAVPAAIGYAAQIGLPYTEGLTKNRYIGRTFIQPDQQLRRDTVRLKYTPLVDNLAGKRVVLVDDSIVRGTTSGPLVALIRDGGAAEVHVRVSSPAVRHPCFMGVDMATKSQLIAHRFDEQRICEEIGADSLGYLSLEGMLDAINEGAEQPSGHCTACFSGRYPITIPAWLFDEDRTPQTVYGQGIWAER, from the coding sequence ATGAGTCTCGCCGACACGACGCCGTTTGACGATCATCCGAACGAGGAGTGCGGCATCTTCGGTGCCTACGTGCCGGATCGCGAAGCCGCGCGCCTCGCCTTCTTCGCGCTGTACGCACTCCAACACCGCGGTCAGGAGTCGGCCGGCATTGCCACCAGCGATGGGATCACCGCCTATTCGCACAAAGGCATGGGTCTGGTCAATCAGGTCTTCAACGAGGACAACCTGCGCCCGCTGCACGGCCATCTCGCGATTGCCCACAACCGTTACAGCACGACCGGATCGTCGCATGTGCGCAACGCATCGCCGTATCTGATCGAATCGGCCTACGGGCCGCTGGGTGTGGCGCACAACGGCAACCTGACCAATACCGCTTCGCTGCGCGAACAGCTGCTGCATCGCGGCGCCGGCCTGAACAGCACCACCGACAGCGAAGTCGTCACGCTCATGCTGGCCGCGCCACCCGAAGTATGGACGGGCGTGGAACCCGACGTGTCAAGCGAGCAGCTCGACCTGTGGCAGCAGCGTATCCGCGCCTTCATGCAATTGGCCGACGGCGCCTACTCCCTGACCATTCTCACCCGCGACGCGGTGTACGGCGTGCGCGATCCACACGGCCTGCGCCCGCTGTGCATCGGCGAACTGCCCGACGGCGGCTACGTCCTCGCCAGCGAAACGGCGGCGCTGCATACCATCGGCGCAACATTCTTGCGCGAGGTCGGGCCCGGCGAGATCGTCAAGCTGGACGCGTCCGGCATCACATCGGTAGCGGGACGCGCCCCGCAGCAGCGCGCGCTGTGCAGCTTCGAGTACGTGTATTTCGCCCGCCCGGATTCGCGGATGGAGGGCCAGATCATCCACGGCGTGCGCCAGCGCTTGGGCCGCCAGCTCGCCATCGAACAGCCTGCCGACGCCGACATTGTGATCGGCGTGCCGGACAGCGCGGTACCGGCGGCCATCGGCTATGCGGCGCAGATCGGCCTGCCCTACACCGAGGGCCTGACCAAAAATCGGTACATCGGCCGGACGTTCATCCAGCCCGATCAGCAGCTTCGGCGCGATACCGTCCGTCTGAAGTACACGCCGCTGGTGGACAACCTCGCCGGCAAGCGCGTGGTGCTGGTCGACGACTCGATCGTGCGTGGCACGACCTCCGGGCCGTTGGTCGCGCTGATCCGCGATGGCGGCGCGGCCGAGGTGCACGTGCGCGTGTCCTCGCCGGCGGTGCGCCATCCGTGCTTCATGGGCGTCGACATGGCGACCAAGAGCCAGCTCATCGCGCATCGTTTTGACGAACAGCGCATCTGCGAGGAAATCGGCGCGGACAGCCTCGGCTACCTGTCGCTGGAAGGCATGCTGGACGCCATCAACGAAGGTGCGGAACAGCCTAGCGGTCACTGCACGGCGTGTTTCAGCGGGCGCTACCCGATCACTATTCCCGCGTGGCTGTTCGATGAAGACCGTACACCGCAGACCGTCTACGGCCAAGGCATCTGGGCCGAGCGGTAG
- a CDS encoding phosphoribosylaminoimidazolesuccinocarboxamide synthase, producing the protein MHTHNELIDAIADALDGVDVPGWGERIRGKVRDVYTHGDVRALITTDRISAFDRVLGLIPYKGQVLNQLSLWWFDQTRDIVPNHVVASPDPNVTIAREAQALPVEVVVRGYLTGVTSTSLWTLYQAGERQPYGLELPEGMQKNDPLPSPVITPTTKAADGGHDRPLTRTDIVEGILSPELWHQVEHAALALFERGQQVARRGGLILVDTKYEFGLIDGHLTVIDEIHTPDSSRYWTAESVAPGQEPDNLDKEFLRKWFAAQGYRGDGTPPPMPPEFVAQVAARYIDAYERLTASAFQPAPTPAGPRISAALTRWLNPPR; encoded by the coding sequence ATGCACACACATAATGAACTGATCGACGCGATAGCGGATGCGCTGGACGGCGTGGACGTCCCCGGATGGGGTGAACGCATCCGCGGCAAGGTGCGCGACGTCTATACCCACGGCGACGTTCGCGCACTCATCACCACCGACCGGATTAGCGCATTCGACCGCGTGTTGGGCCTGATCCCGTACAAGGGTCAGGTCCTCAATCAACTCAGCCTATGGTGGTTCGACCAGACCCGCGACATCGTCCCCAATCATGTGGTCGCCTCGCCCGATCCGAACGTGACCATCGCCCGCGAAGCGCAGGCGCTGCCGGTCGAAGTCGTCGTGCGCGGATATCTCACCGGCGTGACGTCGACCAGCTTGTGGACGCTGTATCAAGCCGGCGAGCGCCAGCCCTACGGCCTCGAGCTCCCCGAAGGCATGCAGAAGAACGATCCGCTCCCGTCCCCGGTAATCACGCCGACGACCAAAGCCGCCGACGGCGGGCATGATCGTCCGCTGACCCGCACCGACATCGTGGAGGGCATTCTTTCGCCGGAGTTGTGGCATCAGGTCGAACACGCGGCGCTCGCGCTGTTCGAGCGTGGCCAACAGGTCGCGCGGCGCGGCGGCTTGATCCTCGTCGACACCAAGTACGAGTTCGGCCTGATCGACGGCCACCTCACCGTGATCGACGAGATTCACACTCCGGACTCCTCGCGCTATTGGACGGCCGAGTCGGTGGCACCGGGGCAGGAACCGGACAACCTCGACAAGGAGTTCCTGCGCAAATGGTTCGCGGCGCAAGGCTACCGCGGCGATGGCACACCGCCGCCCATGCCGCCTGAATTCGTCGCGCAAGTCGCCGCGCGTTACATCGATGCCTACGAACGCCTCACCGCGTCGGCGTTCCAACCCGCGCCAACTCCGGCAGGCCCGCGGATTTCGGCCGCGCTAACGCGATGGCTTAACCCGCCGCGGTGA
- a CDS encoding GxxExxY protein has translation MIDGINGLSQRVIGAAIEVHRVLGPGYLESVYEEALGVELAQRAIPYSRQHIISLNYKGATIGEARLDFLIDDRLVVELKAVDEFHPVHTAQVISYLRATRLNLGLLINFNVKILKTGIRRVILD, from the coding sequence ATGATCGACGGAATCAACGGGCTTAGCCAACGCGTAATCGGTGCCGCAATTGAGGTTCACCGAGTTCTCGGGCCGGGTTACTTGGAGTCCGTCTATGAAGAGGCGTTGGGAGTCGAACTCGCACAACGAGCGATACCCTATTCACGCCAGCACATCATCAGCCTGAATTACAAAGGTGCGACAATCGGAGAAGCACGTCTCGACTTCCTGATCGATGACAGACTTGTCGTGGAACTCAAAGCCGTTGACGAGTTTCATCCGGTTCACACCGCGCAAGTCATTTCGTACTTGCGTGCCACACGATTGAACCTCGGATTACTCATCAACTTCAACGTGAAGATCCTGAAGACCGGAATCCGCCGTGTCATTCTTGATTAA
- the purB gene encoding adenylosuccinate lyase has product MTDFNHSTYISPYTWRYGSEPMRRVWSLENQRRLWRRIWVALAEAQQHAGLVRTEQVADLRAHAGDIDIARALEIEAEIHHDLMAEVRTYAEQCAVGGGIIHLGATSMDIEDNADALRLRDALDLIVASVRDLLRVLADKIDAEADRVCMAFTHLQPAEPTTVGYRLANYAQDLLADYTDLVQIRAGIRGKGFKGAVGTGASYAELLHGTGVTPSDLEARIMQSLGLDAFTITHQTYPRRQDWAIVNALASVAMTGYRLAFDVRLLQSPPFGEWAEPFGAKQVGSSAMPFKRNPINAENVDSLARLVAALPRVAWDNAAHHLLERTLDDSGNRRSVLPEAFLVTDEILRRLNKIVSNLRIDSNAVARNLRVYGTFAATERVLMEAARRGGDRQELHEVIREHSLAAWDALRAGQPNPLPDLLASDERITRHVDPAAVRDLLDASGHIGDAPARARQLAASIRDALT; this is encoded by the coding sequence ATGACCGACTTCAACCACAGCACATACATCAGCCCGTACACATGGCGCTACGGGTCGGAGCCGATGCGCCGCGTCTGGTCGCTGGAGAATCAGCGCAGGTTGTGGCGGCGGATTTGGGTCGCTTTGGCGGAGGCGCAGCAGCACGCCGGTCTCGTCCGTACCGAACAGGTCGCCGACCTGCGCGCCCATGCCGGTGACATCGACATCGCCCGCGCGCTGGAGATCGAGGCCGAGATTCATCACGACCTGATGGCCGAAGTGCGCACCTATGCCGAACAGTGCGCAGTGGGCGGCGGGATCATCCACCTCGGCGCGACGAGCATGGACATCGAGGACAACGCCGACGCGCTGCGCCTGCGCGACGCGCTCGACCTAATCGTCGCGTCTGTCCGCGACCTGCTGCGCGTCCTCGCCGACAAGATCGACGCCGAAGCCGACCGCGTGTGCATGGCCTTTACCCATCTCCAGCCCGCCGAGCCGACCACCGTCGGCTACCGGCTTGCCAACTACGCGCAAGACCTGTTGGCCGACTACACCGATCTCGTCCAAATCCGCGCCGGGATTCGCGGCAAAGGGTTCAAGGGCGCGGTCGGGACTGGCGCGAGCTATGCCGAACTGCTTCATGGCACCGGCGTAACCCCCTCCGATCTCGAAGCGCGGATCATGCAGTCGCTCGGACTCGACGCGTTCACCATAACCCATCAGACCTATCCGCGCCGACAGGACTGGGCGATCGTCAACGCGTTGGCCTCGGTTGCCATGACCGGCTATCGACTGGCGTTCGACGTCCGTCTGCTGCAGTCGCCACCCTTCGGAGAGTGGGCCGAGCCGTTCGGGGCCAAGCAGGTCGGATCGTCAGCGATGCCGTTCAAGCGCAACCCGATCAACGCCGAGAACGTCGACAGCCTGGCGCGCCTCGTCGCGGCCCTGCCCCGCGTGGCATGGGATAACGCCGCACATCATCTGCTGGAGCGCACGTTGGACGACAGCGGCAACCGGCGCTCCGTGCTGCCCGAGGCGTTCCTCGTCACCGACGAGATTCTGCGCCGGCTGAACAAGATCGTCTCCAATCTGCGCATCGACAGCAACGCCGTCGCGCGCAACTTGCGGGTTTACGGTACGTTTGCGGCGACCGAGCGCGTGTTGATGGAAGCGGCCCGCCGCGGCGGCGACCGGCAGGAACTGCATGAAGTGATCCGCGAGCACAGCCTTGCCGCATGGGATGCCTTGCGCGCCGGTCAACCCAATCCCCTGCCCGATCTGCTGGCGTCGGACGAGCGAATCACGCGCCACGTCGATCCAGCCGCGGTGCGAGACCTGCTCGACGCGTCCGGTCACATCGGTGACGCACCCGCCCGTGCCCGCCAGCTCGCCGCGTCAATCCGCGATGCACTGACGTAG
- the purQ gene encoding phosphoribosylformylglycinamidine synthase I — translation MEALGYIVLRFSNEQVFNQTRETLASIAETCIRTINRAPKPPTNAVPDSPLPEGEGRGVRASRLGGEGLHIRPKPILLLHATGTNRDRDAALACELAGGAPEIVTVNQLVRGERHVRDYAMLVIPGGFSYGDDLGAGVLWALDLRERIPGIEEFVRAGKPVLGICNGFQTLVKSGLLPGHAWDGGARSVTLTYNERGRFECRWVTLHANLDSPCLFTEGLEEPIHAPIAHGEGRVMVADEATRERLWEDGLAALTYGGSDYPENPNGSIDAIAGLCNPEGNVFGLMPHPENHIFPWQHPQRVHGYSGLRLFENGIRRA, via the coding sequence ATCGAAGCGTTGGGGTATATCGTCCTTCGCTTCTCGAACGAGCAGGTCTTCAATCAGACCCGTGAGACGCTTGCCTCCATCGCGGAGACCTGTATTCGAACCATAAATCGCGCCCCGAAACCTCCCACCAACGCCGTGCCAGATTCCCCTCTCCCTGAGGGAGAGGGGCGAGGGGTGAGGGCTTCCCGGCTAGGGGGTGAGGGGCTGCACATCCGTCCCAAACCCATCCTCCTCCTGCACGCCACCGGCACCAATCGCGACCGCGACGCCGCGCTGGCCTGCGAACTTGCCGGCGGTGCCCCGGAAATCGTCACCGTGAACCAGCTTGTACGGGGCGAGCGCCACGTGCGCGACTACGCCATGCTGGTGATCCCCGGCGGCTTCAGCTACGGTGACGACCTCGGCGCGGGCGTGCTGTGGGCGCTCGACTTGCGCGAACGCATCCCTGGCATCGAAGAGTTCGTGCGTGCCGGCAAACCGGTGCTCGGCATCTGCAACGGTTTCCAGACCCTCGTGAAATCCGGCCTGCTGCCGGGTCACGCATGGGACGGCGGCGCCCGCTCGGTCACGCTGACCTATAACGAGCGCGGGCGGTTCGAGTGCCGCTGGGTGACGCTGCACGCTAACCTGGACAGTCCGTGCCTCTTTACCGAAGGCCTCGAAGAACCGATCCACGCGCCAATCGCGCACGGCGAAGGCCGCGTGATGGTCGCCGACGAGGCGACCCGCGAACGGCTGTGGGAGGACGGACTGGCGGCGCTGACCTACGGCGGCAGCGACTATCCGGAGAATCCGAACGGGTCGATCGACGCCATCGCCGGGCTGTGCAATCCGGAAGGCAACGTGTTCGGATTGATGCCGCATCCGGAGAACCATATCTTCCCGTGGCAGCACCCGCAGCGTGTGCATGGGTACAGCGGCCTACGCTTGTTCGAGAATGGGATTCGCCGGGCATGA
- a CDS encoding GNAT family N-acetyltransferase, giving the protein MNVKPLTSIDRDALRHVITGYESDGVYRVTWHESDDRVMFQLDLEPLPAPYVKRFDLEDRDYYDAIVRDGHSFGAYDGDVLAGIGLADVHLWNRTFWIHELHVVPAHRGRGIGRALIEALAQRATTVECRTMIVETQNTNVPAIRFYRRVGFRIEAVDVSLYTNNDLTDGEVAVYMKRQLTA; this is encoded by the coding sequence GTGAACGTCAAGCCGCTGACTTCGATCGACCGCGACGCGCTTCGACACGTCATCACCGGCTACGAGTCGGATGGGGTGTATCGGGTGACGTGGCACGAGTCCGACGACCGCGTGATGTTCCAGCTTGACCTCGAGCCGCTGCCCGCGCCATATGTCAAACGGTTCGACCTCGAAGATCGGGACTACTACGACGCCATCGTGCGCGATGGCCACTCGTTCGGCGCGTATGATGGGGATGTGCTGGCCGGTATCGGGCTGGCAGACGTCCATCTGTGGAATCGCACGTTCTGGATTCACGAACTGCATGTCGTCCCGGCGCATCGGGGGCGCGGTATTGGACGGGCGCTGATCGAGGCGCTGGCGCAACGAGCCACAACCGTCGAGTGCCGCACGATGATCGTAGAGACGCAGAACACCAACGTGCCGGCGATTCGCTTCTACCGGCGAGTCGGATTTCGGATCGAGGCCGTCGACGTCTCGTTGTACACGAATAACGACCTCACCGACGGAGAGGTCGCGGTGTACATGAAACGTCAACTCACGGCATAG
- a CDS encoding DinB family protein yields MDDESKAGIWRQFGAVIDYLERTVTACPDRLWRHSMWDTGAKSPVFSEVWYVAYHAMFWLDLYLTGSEDGFVPPAPFTLIEQYDDGPLPERVYTKVELLDYLRGCRQRCKQTIRSLTGEMAQRRCWFPWGEPTFLELLIYNLRHVQEHAGQINLMLGQHGVQTADYPTWSRDPLA; encoded by the coding sequence ATGGACGATGAATCCAAGGCGGGCATCTGGCGGCAGTTCGGCGCGGTCATCGATTATCTGGAACGCACCGTCACGGCTTGCCCCGACCGGCTGTGGCGCCATTCGATGTGGGACACCGGCGCGAAAAGCCCGGTCTTTTCGGAGGTGTGGTACGTCGCCTATCACGCGATGTTCTGGCTCGACCTGTACCTCACCGGCAGCGAAGACGGGTTTGTGCCGCCCGCGCCGTTTACGCTGATCGAGCAATATGACGACGGCCCGCTGCCGGAGCGCGTTTACACGAAGGTCGAACTGCTGGACTATCTGCGCGGCTGTCGACAGCGATGCAAGCAGACAATCCGGTCGCTGACCGGCGAGATGGCGCAGCGGCGCTGCTGGTTCCCGTGGGGCGAACCGACCTTCCTCGAGCTGCTGATCTACAACCTGCGCCACGTGCAGGAACACGCCGGACAGATCAACCTGATGCTCGGGCAACACGGCGTGCAGACCGCCGACTATCCGACATGGAGTAGAGACCCACTTGCGTAG
- a CDS encoding aquaporin, protein MDRSDVKALLAELLGTFTLVFVGAASVTIAPQFGVTVPAFAHGLAVLTMAFFYGPISGGHFNPAVTAGFLAVGKISVSKAVQYWVVQLIGGIIGGLLVAALMNTGAADFNYGQTLGSIDPADFRVMALEAVLTFFLVTAIFQSAVFGRAGAFAPIAIGFTLTIAILAGGPYTGASLNPARTIGPALAAGDLSYILPYIIGPVVGGVVAALLHAFLLGPDEEKR, encoded by the coding sequence ATGGACCGTTCGGACGTGAAGGCATTGCTTGCTGAATTGTTGGGCACATTTACGCTTGTTTTTGTGGGTGCGGCCAGCGTGACGATCGCGCCGCAATTTGGCGTGACGGTCCCGGCGTTTGCGCACGGGTTGGCCGTATTGACGATGGCGTTCTTCTACGGGCCGATCAGCGGCGGGCACTTCAACCCGGCAGTTACGGCGGGTTTCCTCGCCGTGGGGAAGATTAGCGTGTCGAAGGCTGTGCAGTATTGGGTTGTGCAGTTGATCGGCGGCATTATCGGCGGCCTGTTGGTTGCGGCCCTGATGAACACCGGCGCGGCCGACTTCAACTACGGGCAGACGCTCGGCTCGATCGACCCGGCCGACTTCCGCGTGATGGCGCTCGAAGCGGTGCTGACGTTCTTCCTCGTCACCGCAATCTTCCAGTCGGCGGTGTTTGGACGCGCGGGGGCGTTCGCGCCCATTGCAATTGGCTTCACACTGACGATCGCCATCCTCGCCGGTGGCCCGTACACCGGTGCGTCGCTGAATCCGGCGCGCACGATTGGCCCGGCGCTTGCTGCGGGCGACCTGAGCTACATTCTCCCGTACATCATCGGGCCGGTGGTCGGCGGCGTGGTGGCGGCCCTGCTGCACGCCTTCCTGCTGGGGCCGGACGAAGAGAAGAGGTAG
- a CDS encoding PAS domain-containing protein produces the protein MITSDRPRPFGASLRWRVLLPIALSGIFVLIVGAILYTAPADRVRARFPLYVLMAAMVPLLAALYVGLRFSYRMRRTTDIIAQLAAGHRTARLYIAADEFGDLALALNRYAEYVQDKADTLRSQLRVSRQETTQLAASIDALPEGVIVLDLNGRVVQVNTSARKLLGPLMKGDDPTALTEAVTDALGDALAPGVYALGDPMRVDVADQLVQAQVTAVMNYDSTRIGTVVLLRKVLADSDVLQLPHETSVLPLETLIWKVSNEWRQIAINHHIELQVQIKTRGLKINGDIQRLSWALGSILDNAIKYTPAGGTIMLQTREPEDGKVTIRVRDNGVGIKREELPHVFTRFYRGTPETDDGRPVSVPGSGQGLALARQIVMEHGGEIDLKSRPSAGTAVYVGLPLVD, from the coding sequence ATGATAACGTCCGATCGACCACGACCTTTTGGCGCGTCGCTGCGCTGGCGCGTGCTGCTGCCGATTGCGCTGAGTGGCATTTTCGTGCTGATTGTCGGCGCGATTCTGTACACAGCGCCGGCCGACCGCGTGCGTGCGCGCTTCCCGCTGTATGTCCTGATGGCGGCGATGGTGCCGCTGCTCGCCGCGCTGTACGTCGGATTGCGATTCTCGTACCGGATGCGCCGCACGACCGACATCATCGCGCAGTTGGCGGCAGGGCATCGCACCGCGCGGCTGTACATCGCGGCGGACGAGTTCGGCGATCTGGCGCTGGCCCTCAACCGGTATGCCGAGTATGTGCAGGACAAAGCCGACACGCTTCGCTCCCAACTGCGAGTCAGCCGGCAGGAAACCACGCAGCTTGCCGCAAGTATAGATGCGCTGCCGGAAGGCGTGATCGTCCTCGACCTGAACGGGCGCGTGGTGCAGGTCAACACGTCGGCGCGCAAGCTGCTCGGACCGCTGATGAAAGGCGACGATCCAACGGCGCTGACCGAGGCCGTAACCGATGCATTAGGCGATGCGTTGGCGCCAGGCGTGTATGCGTTGGGCGACCCGATGCGCGTCGACGTGGCCGACCAGCTCGTGCAGGCGCAGGTTACGGCGGTGATGAACTACGATAGCACGCGCATCGGCACAGTTGTGCTGCTGCGCAAAGTGCTGGCGGACAGCGACGTTTTGCAGCTTCCGCACGAGACGTCGGTGCTGCCGCTGGAGACGTTGATCTGGAAGGTTAGCAACGAGTGGCGCCAGATCGCCATCAACCATCACATCGAGCTGCAAGTGCAGATCAAGACGCGCGGCCTGAAGATCAACGGCGACATTCAGCGGCTGAGCTGGGCGCTGGGGAGCATCCTCGACAACGCGATCAAATACACGCCGGCGGGCGGCACGATCATGCTGCAGACTCGCGAGCCGGAAGACGGCAAGGTCACGATCCGCGTGCGCGACAACGGTGTCGGCATCAAGCGCGAAGAACTGCCGCACGTATTCACGCGCTTTTACCGCGGCACGCCGGAAACCGACGACGGCAGGCCGGTCAGCGTCCCGGGAAGCGGGCAGGGGTTGGCACTCGCGCGCCAAATCGTGATGGAACACGGTGGCGAGATCGACCTTAAGAGCAGGCCCAGCGCCGGGACTGCCGTCTACGTTGGTCTGCCTCTGGTCGACTAG
- a CDS encoding protein kinase, producing the protein MNETPFGPQGTLIGKSLGDYELVDLLTSGGMARIYKGLDKRLQRYAAVKVLMRELLDSDESLPERFSREARAVAQLDHPNIVTVYQTGEQDGYMFIAMRLIDGNDLADEISRLRRLGKLMDPMRALNILEQIAEALDYAHGRGIIHRDFKPSNVLLTEGDRAYLTDFGLALWQSKDKTMGTAFGTPRYIAPEQALASETAVPQSDIYAMAVVLYEILTGDMLFRADTPMQVALSHISEPPPSPRGVNPDIPEAVERELLKALSKDAKARHQTAGEFIRAVKAAYQGAQTMHTAPSSSGSTRLLPGDVSPTVVIPDARTPVSQRLERPAPPPETRWTLIIAIIVVLVGALVFGVAAIVGLSRLYANNNATATATAQTAIAIVNATGTVNAANTAASIMATETALAPTATPTATDTPTATPTATDTPTATETATATPTDTPTETDVPPTANAAQTTEARQARATDRAEAATTATAEFIAIVALTTGPDIFVTVTPADTRTIEPGDLTATWIASTSLTAAPSATAGTPAPTGETAEPTTEVTATEELSATPSATTTAERVTPTDEAATETAAVAPTASVTAEASGTADVTVTLSPTSAPTESETPTATSDAVVGRTSTPTPRPEPARLLLRYSFDFFVVQVTSEQPVDVSRLTFSAADINAPSLGGPRPIGLLEPGVCAVLMQQRRVFDPEVYGCPLPVDRLAQIPSEAVFWRTIFSVSWNGSRLGNCTPASRTEERQCELVIR; encoded by the coding sequence ATGAACGAAACCCCGTTCGGCCCGCAAGGCACGCTGATCGGCAAATCGCTCGGCGACTATGAGCTTGTCGACCTGCTGACATCGGGCGGCATGGCGCGCATCTACAAAGGGCTGGACAAGCGGCTTCAGCGCTACGCCGCCGTCAAAGTCCTGATGCGCGAACTGCTCGACAGTGACGAAAGCCTGCCGGAACGCTTCTCCCGCGAGGCGCGTGCTGTCGCTCAGTTGGATCACCCCAACATCGTCACGGTCTACCAGACCGGCGAACAAGACGGCTATATGTTCATCGCCATGCGCCTGATCGACGGCAACGATTTGGCCGATGAAATCTCGCGCCTGCGCCGCCTCGGCAAGCTGATGGATCCGATGCGGGCGCTGAACATCCTCGAACAGATCGCCGAGGCGCTTGACTATGCGCACGGACGCGGCATCATCCACCGCGACTTCAAGCCGTCGAACGTCTTGCTCACCGAAGGCGACCGCGCTTACTTGACCGACTTCGGACTGGCGCTGTGGCAGTCCAAAGACAAGACCATGGGCACCGCCTTCGGGACGCCGCGTTATATCGCGCCCGAACAGGCCCTCGCCAGCGAGACCGCCGTCCCGCAGAGCGACATCTACGCGATGGCCGTTGTGCTGTACGAAATCCTCACCGGCGACATGCTGTTCCGTGCCGACACGCCGATGCAGGTCGCGCTCAGCCACATCAGCGAACCGCCGCCCTCGCCGCGCGGCGTCAACCCGGACATCCCCGAAGCGGTCGAGCGCGAACTGCTCAAGGCGCTGAGCAAGGACGCTAAGGCCCGCCATCAAACTGCCGGCGAATTTATTCGCGCGGTCAAAGCGGCTTATCAAGGCGCGCAGACGATGCACACCGCGCCGTCGTCATCGGGGAGCACGCGGCTTCTCCCCGGCGACGTGTCTCCGACCGTCGTCATCCCTGACGCCCGCACGCCGGTTTCGCAGCGTCTTGAGCGCCCTGCCCCGCCGCCCGAGACACGCTGGACATTGATCATCGCGATTATCGTCGTGCTCGTCGGCGCGCTCGTGTTCGGCGTCGCGGCGATTGTCGGGCTGTCACGCTTGTACGCCAACAACAACGCGACCGCGACCGCCACTGCGCAGACCGCCATCGCGATCGTTAACGCCACCGGCACGGTCAATGCGGCCAACACCGCCGCGTCGATCATGGCGACCGAAACCGCTCTCGCGCCGACAGCGACCCCGACCGCGACGGACACGCCGACCGCTACGCCCACCGCCACGGACACCCCAACCGCGACGGAAACGGCAACGGCAACCCCGACGGACACACCGACCGAGACTGATGTCCCACCAACCGCCAACGCGGCACAAACCACCGAAGCGCGGCAAGCGCGGGCGACCGACCGCGCAGAAGCCGCCACAACGGCGACTGCCGAATTTATCGCCATCGTCGCGCTGACCACCGGGCCGGACATCTTCGTGACGGTGACACCGGCCGATACACGCACAATCGAACCCGGTGATCTCACAGCGACGTGGATCGCCTCCACCAGCTTGACCGCGGCGCCCAGCGCCACCGCCGGCACGCCTGCGCCAACCGGCGAAACCGCTGAGCCTACCACTGAAGTCACCGCAACTGAGGAACTGTCCGCAACTCCGTCAGCCACCACGACCGCCGAGCGCGTGACGCCGACCGACGAGGCAGCGACCGAAACGGCGGCTGTTGCGCCGACCGCATCCGTAACCGCCGAAGCCTCCGGAACCGCCGACGTAACTGTCACCCTCAGCCCGACCTCGGCCCCGACCGAGAGCGAAACCCCGACTGCGACATCCGATGCGGTTGTTGGGCGCACGAGCACGCCCACGCCACGGCCCGAACCCGCCCGCCTGCTGCTGCGTTACTCGTTCGATTTCTTCGTCGTACAGGTCACCAGCGAACAGCCAGTCGACGTCTCGCGTCTGACGTTCTCCGCCGCTGACATCAACGCCCCGTCGCTAGGCGGCCCGCGCCCGATCGGCCTGCTTGAGCCCGGCGTTTGCGCCGTGTTGATGCAGCAGCGGCGCGTATTCGATCCAGAAGTGTACGGCTGTCCGCTGCCGGTCGATCGACTGGCTCAGATCCCCAGCGAGGCCGTGTTCTGGCGCACGATTTTCTCAGTATCGTGGAATGGCTCGCGGCTAGGCAACTGCACTCCGGCGTCCCGCACAGAAGAGCGGCAGTGCGAGCTGGTGATCCGCTAG